GTTGACGATGATGTTGGAGACAGGGTCCATGCAGCCGTAGCAGTGGCCAGCCTTGAGGATGCTGCGCATGAGTGTGCCAGAGGGTGTAGGCAGCAACTTGAGCACCTTGATGTACAAGTTGTGAATCATACCATGGAGGTACATCTTGAGAGACTGCAGGTAATCGCAGGCGTCGCCGACGCCACATGGTGTCTTGAGATTGTGTTTCCGGCCATCTTCTATTGCTATTCCCAGGCAATCTTGCAGCTTGTCAGGCAGGAGTCCGGACTGCAATGACGAGATGGGGTTTCCACCCCAGACCAAGGTGGTGGTGGCGATCCTGGCGTCCGCCGTAGTAGAGAATGATATAGTTTCGGAGCACCTGGCCTCCAGTATGTGACGAACATTGACAACCAGCCCTCTTTTGGTATGGATAATGCTGGCAGTACAAACCGGGCTCATCATCATGTGTAGGATGCGGTGGGTTGCCCGGACATCCTCAACTGTGAGAGGGATACCTTGAGCATCAGCTGAAAACAGCTTCTTCAGAAGGGCAAAGTTGCCGTCTTGGAGCCGGATTGACATCAGGTGAGCCAAGGTGGTGGGCGAAGGGTGACCTGCTATGGTGGCTGCCGACTCGAGGGCGGCTTGGGTCCTATCAGATTCAGGGTCCAATGCTTCCCCCGCATATAGATCATGTTGGATGAGCATGACGGCGAGGAGAAGATTGGCGTCGGCCCTGTAGAGGTAGCTGATGGCCTGCTCCTTTTTGAGGCATCCGAAATATGCCATGAGGAAGGCGAGGAGACTGTGGTAGGATCTTGATACAAGCTGGCGCAAGCCGCCCAAACCGGGGATGGATCGTCTGGTGGTGTTGAGCGCCCGTCTTTTGGATCTTCTTGTGGCGGGCGGAGACGGAGAGGTGGAAGCTGCTGctgcgggggcgggggcggcgtcTTTGGGGAGGAGGGCGAGGGTGTTGAGGATGATGTTGGAGACGGGGTCGAGGAGGCCGAGGCAGGAGCCGCCGCCATCGGTGGCGAGGAGGCGGAGGAGGTCCGGCATGGCGTCGCAGGGGAGCCGGCTGAACGCCTCCTCGTAGAAGCCGACGATGAGCTTGTCGATGGCCAGGGGCAAATCCTGGTCGGGCGCGTCCTCGGCGCGGCAGCTGCTGCTGTGCAAGCACGAGATCAGGCCCCTCCCAAGGGGACCAGAACCGCCGGAAGGCCCCCTCCCAGAGCCGGAAGAAGTAGATCCAGACGCCATCAGCGGCGATCTGCGAGCAGAGACGGCGGGCGGA
This genomic window from Aegilops tauschii subsp. strangulata cultivar AL8/78 chromosome 4, Aet v6.0, whole genome shotgun sequence contains:
- the LOC109752771 gene encoding uncharacterized protein — its product is MASGSTSSGSGRGPSGGSGPLGRGLISCLHSSSCRAEDAPDQDLPLAIDKLIVGFYEEAFSRLPCDAMPDLLRLLATDGGGSCLGLLDPVSNIILNTLALLPKDAAPAPAAAASTSPSPPATRRSKRRALNTTRRSIPGLGGLRQLVSRSYHSLLAFLMAYFGCLKKEQAISYLYRADANLLLAVMLIQHDLYAGEALDPESDRTQAALESAATIAGHPSPTTLAHLMSIRLQDGNFALLKKLFSADAQGIPLTVEDVRATHRILHMMMSPVCTASIIHTKRGLVVNVRHILEARCSETISFSTTADARIATTTLVWGGNPISSLQSGLLPDKLQDCLGIAIEDGRKHNLKTPCGVGDACDYLQSLKMYLHGMIHNLYIKVLKLLPTPSGTLMRSILKAGHCYGCMDPVSNIIVNSIWYNCRGCNLPISERREMVEYNDVLDPLSLLRTQVHSVKGLMELAAFADPQFSLPAFALEFLCSTKCDIANMLPSSTESSEKNPFHESAKAAGHTWALGLGELHQQLLLMPDTRSELLSFITEAQTSGTVLRVDEMEIRISPMWDRNRSGAHTVQAPELCAGALRAVSSERSDYEDRRSLFRSKIEQLLKEYTTQQLLGSEYKLDIILGVEEINKGYLPCAVIRYHVNFTATCNLGLQRTLFYAEFSLSSREQEPEFCCPLPYANAGRCYYGVHSARKIVYPDDAKYIPDDITFRGTRSVDGMLGMDLVYFSPKFDVEIAENLNMLHSEEEEKKKKKKKRTRRGMCRPN